Proteins from one Monodelphis domestica isolate mMonDom1 chromosome 6, mMonDom1.pri, whole genome shotgun sequence genomic window:
- the METTL14 gene encoding N6-adenosine-methyltransferase non-catalytic subunit isoform X1, which translates to MDSRLQEIRERQKLRRQLLAQQLGAESADSIGAVLNSKDEQREIAETRETCRASYDTSAPNAKRKYLDEGEADEEDIEEYKDEVEMQQDEENLPYEEEIYKDSSTFLKGTQSLNPHNDYCQHFVDTGHRPQNFIRDVGLADRFEEYPKLRELIRLKDELISKSNTPPMYLQADLDTFDIRELKSKFDVILLEPPLEEYYRETGITANEKCWTWDDIMKLEIEELSGLRSFVFLWCGSGEGLDLGRVCLRKWGYRRCEDICWIKTNKNNPGKTKTLDPKAVFQRTKEHCLMGIKGTVRRSTDGDFIHANVDIDLIITEEPEIGNIEKPVEIFHIIEHFCLGRRRLHLFGRDSTIRPGWLTVGPNLTNSNFNAETYASYFSIPNSPLTGCTEEIERLRPKSPPPKSKSDRGGGAPRGGGRGGTSAGRGERGRERNRSTFRGERGGFRGGRGGAHRGGFPPR; encoded by the exons ATGGACAGCCGCCTCCAAGAGATCCGCGAACGGCAGAAGCTGCGCCGGCAGCTCCTAGCTCAGCAG TTGGGAGCTGAGAGTGCTGACAGTATCGGTGCAGTGTTAAATAGCAAAGACGAGCAAAGGGAGATTGCTGAGACCAGAGAAACTTGCAG gGCTTCTTATGATACTTCGGCTCCAAATGCAAAACGCAAATATTTGGATGAAGGAGAGGCCGATGAAGAAGACATAGAAGAATACAAG GATGAAGTAGAAATGCAGCAAGATGAAGAGAACCTGCCGTACGAGGAAGAGATTTACAAAGACTCTAGTACTTTCCTTAAG GGGACCCAGAGCTTAAATCCTCACAATGATTATTGCCAACACTTTGTTGATACAGGACACAGGCCCCAGAATTTCATCAGAGATGTGG GTTTAGCAGATAGATTTGAAGAATATCCTAAACTGAGGGAGCTTATCAGACTGAAGGATGAGCTGATCTCAAAATCCAACACTCCTCCTAT GTATTTACAAGCAGATTTAGATACTTTTGACATCAGAGAACTAAAATCCAAATTTGATGTAATTCTTCTGGAACCTCCTTTGGAAGAATATTACAGAGAAACTGGAATCACTGCTAATGAAAAGTGCTGGACTTGGGATGAT ATTATGAAGCTAGAAATTGAGGAGCTTTCTGGACTGCGGTCATTTGTCTTTTTGTGGTGTGGCTCTGGGGAGGGCCTGGACCTTGGCAGAGTG tGTTTACGCAAGTGGGGTTACAGAAGATGTGAAGATATTTGCTGgattaaaaccaacaaaaacaaccctgggaagacTAAGACTTTAGACCCAAAGGCGGTCTTCCAAAGGACAAAG GAGCACTGTCTGATGGGCATCAAAGGAACTGTTCGGCGTAGCACAGATGGTGACTTCATTCATGCCAATGTTGACATTGACTTAATTATCACAGAAGAACCTGAAATTGGAAATATAGAAAAACCTGTAGAAATTTTTCATATCATTGAGCATTTTTGCCTTGGTAGAAGACGCCTTCACCTTTTTGGAAGGGACAGTACAATTCGACCAG gCTGGCTTACTGTGGGACCCAATCTTACAAATAGCAACTTCAATGCAGAAACTTATGCTTCCTATTTCAGTATTCCTAATTCCCCTCTGACGGGCTGtacagaagaaatagagagaCTTCGGCCAAAGTCACCACCTCCAAAATCAAAGTCTGATCGGGGAGGCGGTGCTCCGAGGGGAGGTGGGAGAGGCGGGACTTCTGCCGGCCGTGGAGAGAGAGGCCGAGAAAGAAATCGGTCCACTTTCCGAGGAGAAAGAGGTGGTTTTCGAGGGGGCCGTGGAGGAGCACATAGAGGAGGCTTCCCACCTCGCTAA
- the METTL14 gene encoding N6-adenosine-methyltransferase non-catalytic subunit isoform X2, with protein sequence MQQDEENLPYEEEIYKDSSTFLKGTQSLNPHNDYCQHFVDTGHRPQNFIRDVGLADRFEEYPKLRELIRLKDELISKSNTPPMYLQADLDTFDIRELKSKFDVILLEPPLEEYYRETGITANEKCWTWDDIMKLEIEELSGLRSFVFLWCGSGEGLDLGRVCLRKWGYRRCEDICWIKTNKNNPGKTKTLDPKAVFQRTKEHCLMGIKGTVRRSTDGDFIHANVDIDLIITEEPEIGNIEKPVEIFHIIEHFCLGRRRLHLFGRDSTIRPGWLTVGPNLTNSNFNAETYASYFSIPNSPLTGCTEEIERLRPKSPPPKSKSDRGGGAPRGGGRGGTSAGRGERGRERNRSTFRGERGGFRGGRGGAHRGGFPPR encoded by the exons ATGCAGCAAGATGAAGAGAACCTGCCGTACGAGGAAGAGATTTACAAAGACTCTAGTACTTTCCTTAAG GGGACCCAGAGCTTAAATCCTCACAATGATTATTGCCAACACTTTGTTGATACAGGACACAGGCCCCAGAATTTCATCAGAGATGTGG GTTTAGCAGATAGATTTGAAGAATATCCTAAACTGAGGGAGCTTATCAGACTGAAGGATGAGCTGATCTCAAAATCCAACACTCCTCCTAT GTATTTACAAGCAGATTTAGATACTTTTGACATCAGAGAACTAAAATCCAAATTTGATGTAATTCTTCTGGAACCTCCTTTGGAAGAATATTACAGAGAAACTGGAATCACTGCTAATGAAAAGTGCTGGACTTGGGATGAT ATTATGAAGCTAGAAATTGAGGAGCTTTCTGGACTGCGGTCATTTGTCTTTTTGTGGTGTGGCTCTGGGGAGGGCCTGGACCTTGGCAGAGTG tGTTTACGCAAGTGGGGTTACAGAAGATGTGAAGATATTTGCTGgattaaaaccaacaaaaacaaccctgggaagacTAAGACTTTAGACCCAAAGGCGGTCTTCCAAAGGACAAAG GAGCACTGTCTGATGGGCATCAAAGGAACTGTTCGGCGTAGCACAGATGGTGACTTCATTCATGCCAATGTTGACATTGACTTAATTATCACAGAAGAACCTGAAATTGGAAATATAGAAAAACCTGTAGAAATTTTTCATATCATTGAGCATTTTTGCCTTGGTAGAAGACGCCTTCACCTTTTTGGAAGGGACAGTACAATTCGACCAG gCTGGCTTACTGTGGGACCCAATCTTACAAATAGCAACTTCAATGCAGAAACTTATGCTTCCTATTTCAGTATTCCTAATTCCCCTCTGACGGGCTGtacagaagaaatagagagaCTTCGGCCAAAGTCACCACCTCCAAAATCAAAGTCTGATCGGGGAGGCGGTGCTCCGAGGGGAGGTGGGAGAGGCGGGACTTCTGCCGGCCGTGGAGAGAGAGGCCGAGAAAGAAATCGGTCCACTTTCCGAGGAGAAAGAGGTGGTTTTCGAGGGGGCCGTGGAGGAGCACATAGAGGAGGCTTCCCACCTCGCTAA